One Gloeothece verrucosa PCC 7822 DNA window includes the following coding sequences:
- a CDS encoding serine/threonine protein kinase translates to MDGHLIAGQGVIRNPLTGWEYEVLKILARGGMGTTYLVYNYQIRRLAVLKEMNSNMASKAKARELFQREARILQTLEHPGIPRFYDFFWTDQHYSLLMEMVHGYSLEQLLPLSTAQAVDWILQLTDILDYLHRRNPPVIHRDIKPSNLLLRYNPREIVLIDFGAVKEATAPPGTRIATPGYGAPEQQKGLSSIQSDFYALGTTLVYLLTRQCPSKFYIFSQGKFADLEEAGVPRILIGVINALTAFDPQQRPQTVMEVQDILKASLNSLD, encoded by the coding sequence TTGGATGGACACCTGATTGCAGGACAAGGTGTTATTCGTAATCCTCTGACCGGATGGGAATATGAAGTTCTCAAAATTCTAGCCCGAGGAGGCATGGGAACTACTTACTTAGTTTATAATTACCAAATCCGCCGACTCGCTGTTCTCAAAGAAATGAATAGTAACATGGCTTCAAAAGCCAAAGCCCGAGAGCTTTTTCAGCGAGAAGCTAGAATTTTACAAACTCTGGAACATCCAGGCATCCCCCGATTTTATGATTTTTTTTGGACCGATCAACATTATTCTTTATTAATGGAGATGGTTCATGGTTATAGCTTAGAGCAACTTTTACCCTTGAGTACCGCTCAAGCGGTGGACTGGATTTTACAACTGACAGACATTTTAGACTATCTTCATCGACGCAACCCGCCAGTCATTCATCGCGATATTAAACCCTCTAACCTACTTCTGCGTTATAATCCCCGTGAGATCGTCTTGATCGATTTTGGAGCCGTTAAAGAAGCCACTGCGCCGCCAGGGACTCGTATTGCTACGCCCGGTTATGGCGCACCTGAACAACAAAAAGGGTTATCTAGCATTCAGTCAGATTTTTATGCTTTGGGTACTACTTTAGTCTATCTGCTAACTCGCCAGTGTCCTAGTAAGTTTTATATTTTTTCTCAAGGAAAATTTGCCGATTTAGAAGAAGCTGGAGTTCCTCGGATTTTAATTGGTGTGATTAATGCTTTAACGGCATTTGATCCCCAACAACGACCTCAAACGGTGATGGAAGTTCAAGATATCCTTAAAGCGAGTCTAAACAGTTTAGATTGA
- a CDS encoding PEP-CTERM sorting domain-containing protein — protein sequence MNYTKLCLLVTGSLTFLFVTPAQAVNFVNTLSIPGETPDLYPIGNGAGGANINRLGMFSDLYYDRAQNVYYGLSDRGPGGGVIPYQTRVEKFTLDVNPNTGALSNFNIEQTILFTQNGQSFNGLNPQLLNGNPNTLGLSFDPEGFVVSRNGNFYVSDEYGPSVYEFNPNGSFIRALTIPGNILPRQADGTPNYMSAVTGRQDNRGFEGLAISPDGSKLYGMLQDPLVNEGNPEGRYSRNLRLVEFDTQTGESTRQFIYQLESIADINAGFSNHKNDDFKANAQGRNIGISAIAALNDAEFLVLERDNRGFGVEAPTLPSNPPVGTKKVYKISLADATDVSKVNLTGINDLPLGVNPVSKSLFLDIASSLKGAGPIIPEKLEGLTIGPQLANGDYAVIVGSDNDFSVTQNSSNVQFNVCTNGTTADSKVALSSPCPTGLNLIPGYLLSFKVTQSELGNFVPPEAVPEPLSIFGIGTALSFGTFFKRKLSQKAEQ from the coding sequence ATGAATTACACTAAACTCTGTCTATTAGTGACAGGTTCCTTAACCTTTCTTTTTGTAACTCCAGCGCAAGCTGTCAACTTTGTTAATACTTTGTCCATCCCTGGAGAGACCCCAGATTTGTATCCCATCGGTAACGGGGCAGGCGGAGCGAATATCAATCGTTTGGGGATGTTTTCAGATTTGTACTATGATCGCGCTCAAAACGTCTATTATGGACTCAGTGATCGCGGTCCCGGCGGCGGAGTCATTCCTTACCAAACCCGGGTAGAAAAATTTACCCTGGACGTTAATCCTAACACAGGAGCGCTCAGTAATTTTAACATTGAGCAAACTATTCTTTTTACCCAAAACGGCCAATCATTTAATGGTTTGAATCCTCAATTGCTGAATGGAAATCCTAATACCCTAGGATTAAGTTTTGACCCTGAAGGCTTTGTGGTTTCTCGCAATGGCAATTTTTATGTTTCTGATGAATATGGGCCGTCAGTTTATGAATTTAACCCCAATGGCTCTTTTATTAGAGCTTTAACTATACCCGGAAATATTCTTCCTAGACAAGCTGACGGTACTCCCAACTATATGAGTGCTGTCACTGGTCGTCAGGATAATCGAGGGTTTGAAGGATTGGCTATTAGTCCTGATGGGTCTAAGTTATATGGTATGTTACAAGACCCTTTAGTAAATGAAGGTAATCCAGAGGGACGATACAGCCGCAATTTAAGACTGGTAGAATTCGATACCCAGACGGGCGAAAGTACAAGGCAATTTATCTATCAACTAGAATCCATCGCTGACATTAACGCGGGTTTTTCCAACCACAAGAATGATGATTTTAAAGCTAATGCACAAGGCCGTAATATTGGAATTAGTGCCATTGCTGCACTCAATGATGCTGAGTTTCTAGTTTTAGAACGGGATAATCGGGGTTTTGGTGTGGAAGCTCCTACTTTACCTAGCAATCCTCCTGTTGGTACTAAAAAAGTCTATAAAATTAGTCTTGCTGATGCAACAGATGTTAGCAAGGTTAATTTAACTGGAATCAATGATTTACCACTAGGAGTTAATCCGGTTAGTAAATCTTTATTTCTTGATATTGCTTCTTCTTTAAAGGGTGCAGGGCCAATTATTCCTGAAAAGCTAGAAGGTTTAACCATTGGTCCCCAATTAGCCAATGGAGATTATGCTGTAATAGTCGGCAGTGATAACGACTTCAGCGTGACTCAAAACAGTAGTAATGTTCAGTTTAATGTTTGTACAAATGGAACAACTGCTGATAGCAAAGTCGCTCTTAGTTCTCCTTGTCCCACAGGATTAAATTTAATTCCGGGTTATCTGCTCTCGTTTAAGGTTACCCAGAGTGAATTAGGAAATTTTGTGCCGCCTGAAGCGGTTCCGGAACCCTTAAGCATTTTTGGGATAGGAACAGCTTTAAGCTTTGGGACTTTTTTCAAACGAAAGCTATCTCAAAAAGCCGAGCAATAA
- a CDS encoding LuxR C-terminal-related transcriptional regulator → MFGQPYISTVLVDDESLFRENLKTLLKLYSSSGVMNLTVIGETDSAAKAINLVNRYHPHLMLLDLELEQESGLDILKYLQTLHSSIITLVLSAHQEDNLIFEAMQSGAKGYIFKMNIVQQLGEAINTVMNDKVYFPPEVATQFFHYFNTCSEPLVNAEKKIDLTRREKEVLQYLIKGLSNEQIAQQLYITVATVKAHLTAIFNKLGVKNRTQAIVAAMKVHQVSANLTSLS, encoded by the coding sequence ATGTTTGGTCAACCCTATATTTCTACGGTATTAGTCGATGATGAATCTCTCTTTCGGGAAAATCTGAAAACTTTACTTAAACTGTATAGTTCGAGTGGAGTCATGAATTTGACGGTGATTGGTGAAACAGACTCGGCGGCAAAAGCGATCAATTTAGTCAATCGATACCATCCTCATTTAATGTTACTAGACCTTGAACTTGAACAGGAAAGTGGGCTTGATATTTTAAAATATTTACAAACCTTACACTCTTCAATAATTACGCTGGTTCTTTCTGCTCATCAAGAAGACAATTTAATTTTTGAGGCGATGCAATCTGGAGCTAAAGGCTATATTTTTAAGATGAATATAGTTCAGCAGCTTGGAGAAGCCATCAACACGGTTATGAATGACAAAGTTTATTTTCCTCCTGAAGTCGCTACCCAATTTTTTCACTATTTTAATACCTGTTCAGAACCCTTAGTTAATGCTGAAAAAAAAATCGATTTAACGCGGCGAGAAAAAGAAGTTTTGCAATATCTTATTAAAGGACTATCCAATGAACAAATTGCCCAACAACTCTATATTACAGTAGCTACAGTCAAAGCCCATCTGACGGCTATTTTTAATAAACTGGGCGTGAAAAACCGTACTCAGGCTATAGTGGCCGCGATGAAAGTGCATCAAGTGTCAGCTAATCTGACCAGTTTAAGTTAA
- a CDS encoding sensor histidine kinase, with amino-acid sequence MNHRLSGETTSHFKLVNFNFFLELQFKQLSEEIPIVFALLVYQDCPKKSTAFFAREFHSFEISSEEISLFSSELDVQNLGAFFKVTQMGEYESKYIYFCPLSQKNFITDYLFFLSETILSRTEEESIEIHAQIIQEYLNLYQVYHQQNEEIKSLEHLIHKIGHELRNPLSLISLMAENLRLSLAESQQKQVVSLQETITNLNQNLNQLIDCSKRARLKLELCDLRYIVRKSIQSLNPIVESKAVSLQYPQDKEAIIAVDYLQIQQVFGNLFSNAIYFSPVGGKILCNWQFFQKEIIVTITDQGQGLSPQDLKNIFTPFYSRRPGGTGLGLTIVQKIIMDHGGRIWAENLVLGGTKFTFTLPR; translated from the coding sequence ATGAACCATCGCCTTTCAGGGGAAACTACATCCCATTTTAAATTAGTCAATTTCAATTTTTTTTTAGAGTTACAGTTTAAACAGCTATCAGAAGAAATACCTATTGTTTTTGCTCTTTTAGTTTATCAAGATTGCCCAAAAAAATCAACCGCTTTTTTTGCCCGCGAATTTCACTCATTTGAAATTTCTTCAGAAGAGATAAGTCTTTTTAGTTCGGAGCTTGATGTGCAAAATTTGGGGGCTTTTTTTAAAGTGACTCAGATGGGAGAATATGAAAGTAAATATATTTATTTTTGTCCTCTGAGCCAAAAAAACTTTATCACGGATTATTTATTTTTTTTGAGTGAGACTATCCTCTCTCGGACTGAGGAAGAGTCTATAGAAATTCATGCCCAAATTATTCAAGAATATTTAAATTTATATCAGGTTTATCATCAACAAAATGAGGAAATTAAATCGCTAGAACATTTAATACATAAAATAGGGCATGAACTCCGCAATCCTTTATCGTTAATCAGTCTTATGGCTGAGAATCTTCGGCTAAGTTTAGCTGAAAGTCAGCAAAAACAGGTGGTTTCACTGCAAGAAACTATTACTAACTTAAACCAAAATTTAAATCAATTAATAGATTGCAGTAAACGAGCTAGATTAAAACTCGAATTGTGCGATTTAAGGTATATTGTTCGGAAAAGTATTCAAAGTCTGAATCCGATAGTAGAATCAAAAGCAGTCAGCTTACAATATCCACAAGACAAAGAAGCTATTATTGCTGTAGATTATTTACAAATTCAACAAGTTTTTGGGAATCTGTTCAGTAATGCGATTTATTTTAGTCCCGTCGGCGGAAAAATTCTCTGTAATTGGCAATTTTTTCAAAAAGAAATTATAGTCACTATTACCGATCAAGGACAAGGATTATCTCCTCAAGATTTAAAAAATATTTTTACTCCTTTTTATTCTCGTCGTCCCGGAGGAACGGGTTTAGGGTTAACCATTGTTCAAAAAATTATTATGGATCATGGCGGCAGAATTTGGGCTGAAAATCTTGTTTTAGGAGGAACGAAATTTACCTTTACGTTACCTCGTTAA
- a CDS encoding Pvc16 family protein yields the protein MITAVAQTLADLLTRDSSLLSTVQIDLSHPSKREDVRPALSLYLYDLRKSDDEGDLTAIERGEKDGHSNKLRQTRTNASVFWFDLSYMIIPWDWTNLGQQRLLSEVIQLLLSHSTVKENSLAPELQGYGDLSIRVASFIPDVPALWNALKLPLQPALYITIKTPFPIYCENPLSEYPDNQQETGFT from the coding sequence ATGATCACTGCTGTTGCTCAAACCTTAGCAGACCTGCTGACGAGAGATTCTTCCCTACTCAGCACCGTGCAAATTGATTTGAGTCATCCGAGTAAGCGCGAAGACGTTAGACCGGCCTTAAGCCTATATTTATACGACTTACGCAAGAGTGATGATGAAGGTGACTTAACGGCCATTGAGAGAGGAGAAAAAGATGGTCATAGCAATAAGCTACGGCAAACCCGAACCAATGCCTCAGTTTTCTGGTTTGATTTGTCTTATATGATCATCCCTTGGGACTGGACAAACTTGGGTCAACAGCGTTTGTTATCAGAAGTGATCCAGTTGCTGCTTTCTCATTCAACCGTCAAAGAAAACAGTTTAGCCCCAGAGCTACAAGGTTATGGGGATTTATCTATTAGAGTTGCCTCCTTCATCCCTGATGTACCGGCATTATGGAATGCCCTGAAACTTCCCTTACAACCGGCCCTTTACATTACCATTAAAACCCCTTTTCCTATTTATTGTGAAAATCCCTTATCTGAATATCCGGATAATCAGCAAGAAACAGGATTCACCTGA
- a CDS encoding phage tail sheath family protein: MPRLDYFAPGVYVEEIDRGSRPIEGVPTNVAAFVGFTEDIRNGAELFKPMLVTTWTQYLQYFARPNSDGFTDFNAYLPFAVYGFFLNGGGRCWITSVGTHLPGTTPAARQSGLEIQTRSRLRPSLRFALRPERASGGSVTLEIRDSGPRALPEGTEGEPPPNTGEYFSLVVKQGNEILEQFEHLTMDAQAQPQVATYVVTALQESRFLQITDISEVGRPLARRPANGQYSVTAPPVVSRPERFSRDLEGVQDDRTGVRGIFEIDEVNMLACPDVWRAYEAGLMNIDQVHAVMELMLSMCEGSLSGDTPNPPNRMIVLDSPPDKPKPQEMVQWLDEFGRRSMFGALYYPWIKVANPRNGGQPILVPPCGHVMGVWSRTDETRGVYKAPANEVPRGVIGLAYETNFREQELLNPRGINCLRKFPNRGIRIWGARTLVEPDKTEWRYISVRRLISYIEKSIELGTQWVVFEPNDEDLWARVRRTVSNFLERIWREGALYGLTPEQAFYVKCDAELNTPDTMILGRLYVEVGVCPVRPAEFVIFRISQWTGNDGE, translated from the coding sequence ATGCCTAGACTAGACTATTTTGCACCTGGTGTTTATGTAGAAGAAATAGACCGAGGTAGTCGCCCCATCGAAGGAGTACCGACCAATGTTGCTGCATTTGTCGGCTTTACCGAAGATATCAGAAATGGGGCAGAACTGTTTAAACCCATGTTAGTGACCACTTGGACACAGTATCTACAATACTTTGCCCGTCCTAACTCGGATGGCTTTACCGACTTTAACGCCTATTTGCCCTTTGCTGTCTATGGATTTTTCCTCAATGGCGGCGGACGGTGTTGGATCACCAGTGTCGGAACTCATTTACCCGGTACGACTCCCGCCGCCCGGCAAAGCGGCTTAGAAATTCAAACCCGTAGTCGTCTGCGTCCTTCATTGCGGTTTGCTCTACGTCCAGAAAGAGCGAGTGGCGGCTCAGTTACCCTGGAAATTCGAGATAGTGGGCCCAGAGCGCTTCCTGAAGGCACAGAAGGAGAACCGCCGCCCAATACCGGCGAATATTTCAGCCTCGTGGTCAAACAAGGTAATGAAATCCTAGAGCAATTTGAACACCTGACAATGGATGCTCAAGCTCAACCCCAAGTCGCTACTTATGTTGTCACTGCTTTACAAGAATCTCGATTTTTACAAATTACCGATATCTCTGAAGTGGGTCGCCCCTTAGCCCGACGGCCCGCCAATGGTCAGTATAGCGTCACAGCGCCACCAGTGGTTTCTCGTCCAGAACGGTTTAGCCGCGACCTAGAAGGGGTTCAAGATGATCGCACAGGGGTACGAGGCATCTTTGAAATAGATGAAGTCAATATGTTAGCTTGTCCAGATGTTTGGCGAGCTTACGAAGCCGGGCTGATGAACATCGATCAAGTTCATGCAGTCATGGAACTAATGCTCAGTATGTGTGAGGGGTCCTTATCAGGAGATACTCCCAACCCACCTAACCGCATGATTGTTTTAGATAGCCCACCCGATAAACCGAAACCGCAAGAAATGGTGCAATGGCTAGATGAATTTGGTCGCCGCTCCATGTTCGGGGCACTATATTATCCTTGGATTAAAGTGGCTAACCCCCGCAATGGAGGACAACCCATTTTAGTGCCGCCTTGTGGTCATGTTATGGGCGTGTGGTCCCGCACCGATGAAACCCGAGGCGTGTATAAAGCACCCGCTAACGAAGTGCCTAGAGGGGTTATTGGGTTAGCTTATGAGACGAATTTCCGCGAACAAGAACTATTAAACCCCAGAGGAATTAACTGTCTTCGTAAATTCCCGAACCGAGGCATTAGAATTTGGGGCGCGAGAACGTTAGTAGAACCCGATAAAACCGAATGGCGTTATATCAGCGTGCGTCGTTTGATCAGCTATATCGAAAAATCCATCGAGTTAGGGACTCAGTGGGTAGTTTTTGAACCCAACGACGAAGACTTATGGGCCCGTGTCAGACGAACCGTATCTAACTTTTTAGAGCGAATTTGGCGAGAAGGGGCCTTGTATGGGCTAACTCCGGAACAGGCTTTTTATGTTAAGTGCGACGCTGAACTCAATACACCAGACACCATGATTCTTGGTCGTCTTTATGTAGAAGTCGGCGTTTGTCCTGTCCGTCCGGCTGAATTCGTGATTTTCCGGATTTCTCAATGGACCGGAAATGATGGAGAATAA
- a CDS encoding phage tail protein: MADDELLVGCRFYFEADGLTDKMILEVSGLTSECPSAGGDKVLGSTKNAKNLRQAAPTRVKFSPVTVKVVATTNKDLYKWYEDCNKNEGGQSNWQSNRKAASVSVYDQGGAMKARWELQNSYPTKYEGPKLEAGASDVANETITLVHEGIKRVQ, encoded by the coding sequence ATGGCAGATGATGAATTATTGGTTGGTTGTAGGTTTTATTTTGAAGCTGATGGACTGACTGACAAAATGATTCTGGAAGTGAGTGGACTAACTAGCGAATGTCCCTCCGCAGGGGGCGATAAAGTTTTAGGTTCAACCAAAAATGCGAAAAACTTACGTCAAGCCGCACCTACGCGGGTAAAATTTAGCCCGGTTACTGTTAAAGTGGTTGCTACTACCAATAAAGACCTTTATAAATGGTACGAAGACTGCAACAAAAATGAGGGCGGTCAATCCAATTGGCAGAGCAACCGTAAAGCCGCTTCGGTTTCAGTCTACGATCAAGGTGGAGCCATGAAAGCTCGATGGGAATTACAGAATTCATATCCGACTAAATATGAAGGTCCCAAACTTGAGGCCGGTGCTAGTGATGTAGCCAATGAAACCATTACCCTCGTTCATGAAGGAATTAAACGAGTACAATAG
- a CDS encoding phage tail protein, with the protein MPELEILTTCRFYLELKLKDSNDAVDGIFMDCKGFKCSQEVIEICEVTPNIWGKDKKPGQLVRTKLPGNIKTNNLVLRRGMTASKTLWKWFEDVQSGNWAKERRDGSLTIYDQASKVQARFEFQRAWPSNYTITDVSSGNNDIEIEELELACEQFKRIQ; encoded by the coding sequence ATGCCTGAACTAGAAATTCTCACTACTTGTCGATTTTATTTAGAGTTAAAATTAAAAGACTCTAACGATGCAGTGGATGGAATTTTTATGGACTGCAAAGGATTTAAATGTAGCCAGGAAGTGATCGAAATTTGCGAAGTGACCCCTAATATTTGGGGAAAAGATAAGAAACCCGGCCAACTGGTTCGAACTAAATTACCTGGCAATATTAAAACAAATAATTTAGTATTACGGCGAGGGATGACAGCTTCAAAAACGCTTTGGAAATGGTTTGAGGATGTTCAGAGCGGCAATTGGGCTAAAGAAAGACGGGATGGTTCTTTAACGATTTATGACCAAGCGAGTAAAGTTCAAGCGCGTTTTGAATTTCAACGGGCTTGGCCTAGTAATTATACCATTACTGATGTTAGTTCGGGGAATAATGACATAGAAATTGAAGAATTAGAGTTAGCTTGTGAACAATTTAAGCGCATTCAGTAA
- a CDS encoding phage tail assembly protein: MTKKPPLMTEYDFTLPKGLMDTKGRVHRQGKMRLATAKDEILVLQHPQVQENPAYSVLIYLSQVITRLGSLSTVTPQLLEDLTVVDLAYLREFYNRINQHKSTLIPVQCPHCSQAFKVELALSGES, from the coding sequence ATGACTAAAAAACCGCCATTAATGACAGAATATGACTTTACCCTTCCCAAAGGATTAATGGATACGAAGGGAAGAGTTCATCGTCAAGGAAAAATGCGTCTAGCCACCGCTAAAGATGAAATATTGGTGCTACAACATCCCCAAGTGCAAGAAAATCCGGCTTATAGTGTTTTAATATATTTGTCACAGGTGATTACTCGTTTAGGGAGTTTATCAACCGTTACACCTCAACTATTAGAAGACTTAACCGTTGTAGACTTAGCCTATTTACGAGAATTTTATAACCGTATTAACCAACATAAAAGCACCCTAATTCCGGTGCAATGTCCCCATTGTAGTCAAGCCTTTAAAGTAGAATTAGCTTTATCGGGGGAGTCTTAA
- a CDS encoding DUF6760 family protein: protein MYEEVAFVAYHFHWTLEDIMSLDHWERQRWVKEIGKINQKQDY, encoded by the coding sequence TTGTATGAAGAGGTAGCATTTGTCGCTTATCATTTCCACTGGACTTTAGAAGATATTATGAGTTTAGACCATTGGGAACGTCAGCGTTGGGTCAAAGAAATTGGTAAAATTAATCAGAAACAAGATTATTAA
- a CDS encoding PAAR domain-containing protein — protein sequence MGKPAARITDTVAHPLPPVLTGGPGSPTVLIGGLPAWRGILVAAVPALQAAKQTSDIAIKTAEAATAAAAGTPGLPAAKAAEETTKATASATMSSMITGAAAGADIHTCSTPLPIPPHGPGVVINGSTTVWINNLPACRQGDTILEALGPTNTITGGCPTVLIGG from the coding sequence ATGGGTAAACCAGCCGCAAGAATCACCGATACCGTTGCTCATCCCCTTCCCCCTGTGTTAACTGGTGGGCCGGGTAGTCCGACTGTATTGATTGGGGGTTTACCGGCCTGGCGAGGAATTTTAGTGGCGGCTGTACCCGCACTGCAAGCCGCTAAACAAACCTCAGATATTGCTATAAAAACAGCAGAAGCCGCCACCGCCGCCGCCGCAGGCACCCCAGGACTTCCGGCTGCTAAAGCCGCAGAAGAAACCACCAAAGCCACTGCATCGGCTACTATGTCTTCTATGATTACCGGTGCCGCAGCCGGAGCAGATATTCATACTTGTAGTACCCCTTTACCGATTCCGCCTCATGGTCCGGGTGTAGTGATTAATGGTAGTACAACAGTTTGGATCAATAATTTACCGGCTTGTCGTCAGGGAGATACAATTTTAGAAGCGCTTGGGCCGACAAATACTATTACAGGCGGTTGTCCGACGGTTTTGATAGGCGGCTAG
- a CDS encoding lipase family protein has translation MLSVPPNSTFDIKRARELLLLVEQAHHEFDNAESNHQWAWHNDYQDIQISQANSTSKYKVIQRFGFDQYFWSLQRILLEDIDKLMEAIQEEVPFGFVAQKNNEIFVVFRGTMTPAEWITNFQFKPGSKYFLEQEGLGKVHRGFYKIYTRHNIGRDPFSNKGDFPSIREDIENALRKCSPDTQVYVTGHSLGGALATLATLHIKEMKFFNNPPILYAFANPRAGGRIFAQNFNGLECFRIANSEDIVPTVPLASVDLKSENTDNTTAKSLEQAKPTLIPALLPDLDYHHIGEPIYFTLNKGTIADNHIIPIYQEALARYNI, from the coding sequence ATGTTATCAGTGCCACCCAACTCTACATTTGATATTAAGCGTGCTAGAGAACTTTTGTTATTAGTGGAACAAGCTCATCATGAATTTGATAACGCTGAAAGTAATCACCAGTGGGCTTGGCATAATGATTATCAAGACATCCAAATTTCCCAGGCAAACAGTACAAGTAAATATAAAGTTATTCAACGTTTTGGTTTTGATCAATATTTCTGGAGTCTTCAAAGGATTTTATTAGAAGATATTGACAAGTTAATGGAGGCAATCCAAGAAGAAGTTCCTTTTGGATTTGTTGCTCAAAAAAATAATGAAATTTTCGTAGTGTTTCGAGGGACAATGACACCGGCAGAATGGATTACGAATTTTCAGTTTAAGCCGGGCAGCAAATATTTTTTAGAGCAAGAGGGTTTAGGCAAAGTTCATCGAGGATTTTATAAAATTTATACTCGTCACAATATTGGAAGAGATCCTTTTAGTAATAAAGGTGACTTCCCTTCAATTAGAGAAGATATAGAAAATGCTCTCAGAAAATGTTCCCCAGATACTCAAGTATATGTTACAGGCCATAGCTTAGGAGGCGCTTTAGCCACTTTAGCCACACTTCATATAAAAGAAATGAAGTTTTTTAACAATCCTCCTATTCTTTATGCTTTTGCTAATCCTAGAGCAGGAGGTAGAATATTTGCTCAAAATTTTAACGGACTAGAGTGTTTTCGGATTGCCAATAGTGAGGATATTGTTCCTACAGTTCCTTTAGCCAGCGTCGATTTAAAATCAGAAAATACTGATAATACTACTGCTAAGTCTTTAGAACAAGCAAAACCTACTCTAATTCCTGCACTACTTCCCGACCTCGATTACCATCATATCGGTGAACCTATTTACTTTACTCTTAATAAAGGAACAATTGCTGATAATCATATTATTCCTATCTATCAAGAGGCATTGGCTAGGTATAATATTTAG